The following are encoded in a window of Psilocybe cubensis strain MGC-MH-2018 chromosome 4, whole genome shotgun sequence genomic DNA:
- a CDS encoding Fructose-bisphosphate aldolase 1 — MGVLDVVPAGVLTGDNVRKLFDYAKEHKNVTSTSVANAVLEAARDIKSPIIIQVSQGGAAYFAGKGLANDKQQASILGAISAAHHVRLMAKAYGVPVVMHSDHCAEKLLPWFDGMLEADEAYFKEHQEPLFSSHMLDLSEEPKEQNIATCVKYFKRMAPLGLWLEMEIGITGGEEDGVDNTGVDNASLYTQPNDIYDVYKALSAIGPNFSIAAAFGNVHGVYKPGNVKLQPEILGNHQAYTAEQIGKKDTKPLYLVFHGGSGSTKEEISTAVGHGVVKMNVDTDTQFAYLVGIRDFIFKKKDYLQTQVGNPEGADKPNKKVYDPRVWVREGEKTLSERVKEACKDLGNVGRL; from the exons ATGGGTGTCCTCGACGTCGTACCT GCAGGTGTTTTGACTGGCGACAATGTTCGCAAACTCTTCGATTATGCCAAAGAACACAAG AATGTCACCTCCACATCGGTAGCCAATGCAGTTCTCGAAGCCGCTCG TGACATCAAATCtcccatcatcatccaagTCTCCCAGGGCGGTGCTGCCTACTTTGCAGGCAAGGGCCTTGCCAATGACAAGCAGCAGGCGTCGATTTTGGGCGCTATCAGCGCTGCTCACCATGTCCGCCTGATGGCGAAGGCTTACGGCGT TCCCGTCGTCATGCACAGCGACCACTGCGCGGAGAAGCTCCTCCCCTGGTTCGATGGAATGCTTGAGGCTGATGAAGCTTACTTCAAGGAGCACCAGGAACCTTTGTTCTCGTCCCACATGCTCGATCTCTCCGAAGAACCCAAAGAGCAAAACATCGCCACCTGTGTCAAATACTTCAAGCGGATGGCTCCCCTCGGGCTCTGGCTCGAGATGGAAATCGGTATTACAGGTGGAGAGGAAGACGGTGTTGACAACACTGGCGTCGATAACGCAAGCCTGTACACACAACCCAATGACATCTACGATGTCTACAAGGCTTTGAGCGCCATCGGACCTAACTTCAGCATCGCCGCCGCCTTCGGCAACGTCCACGGTGTTTACAAGCCAGGAAATGTCAAGCTTCAACCCGAGATTTTGGGCAACCATCAGGCATATACCGCTGAGCAGATAGGCAAGAAGGATACCAAGCCACTCTATCTCGTCTTCCACGGTGGTTCTGGTTCAACAAAGGAGGAAATTTCCACCGCTGTTGGACATGGTGTTGTCAAGATGAATGTCGACACCGATACCCAATTTGCGTATCTCGTCGGTATCCGGGACTTCATTTTCAAAAAGAAGGATTATCTCCAAACTCAGGTCGGTAACCCTGAGGGTGCTGACAAGCCCAACAAGAAAGTTTACGACCCTCGAGTGTGGGTGCGTGAGGGTGAGAAGACTCTGTCTGAGCGTGTCAAGGAGGCGTGCAAGGATCTTGGAAATGTTGGGCGTCTGTGA
- a CDS encoding Translocation protein sec63 has protein sequence MATYEYDEAGVMAAYFIITFLAMVLVPLTISSLTKISAKGITDGCQCTPCVEQREAISKQERGSLLNPKISRRTYFLLGGWSLFAFVCYRVSLLKVENKIYNPFEILGISTSMPEKDIKSHFKKLSKQFHPDKVKATANMTIEAIQDRFVEITKAYKSLTDERIKENWIKYNHPDGPQSTSMGIALPKWIIEGKNRIWVMAAYGLVFGGALPALVGRWWFGNRQKTKDGIHAQSAAAFFKTIKEESSMEEVVGALGKAYQWELPVGKSKSSAEIDALEKTIKEEVGAKWTEVRKIAQDFNGELHESRRQALVLIYAHLLRLEVKDAGLKKKQQQVLLQTPMLLNALLNVSVARTWLLPTLSIMRLYGYLAQAIPTNASQRLRLTQLPHIKQEDITPLPVKANDMSDVLASLEEKDDPRTKDVKKALEKWGRVDIVSATFKVIGERIVTPSSIIYLLVKLRITPPGSTPSTPVELTVDETKKAVQLEEEIDEKFLASRLDAEELPSSKTNGGAAHAPFWPGTRKPSWWIVLADDKSNRVVVPPMKITDIPYSQPGSDRDYRSYKIQFQGPPNTGLFTWKVYIVSDTFVGEEATTEISLKIEDPPAAEEAPSDEDISEPDEDTIAGQMAMMRGGKVKKRVEEESEDESSGTDDDKNDTDSSDSDSD, from the exons ATGGCTACATACGAATACGATGAGGCCGGAGTCATGGCCGCGTACTTTATTATCACATTCCTTGCCATGGTCCTAGTACCTCTCACCATCTCCTCACTCACAAAGATATCCG CCAAGGGAATTACCGATGGATGCCAGTGCACACCATGCGTCGAACAGCGCGAAGCTATTAGCAAGCAAGAGCGGGGGTCGTTATTGAATCCTAAAATCAGCAGGAG GACCTATTTCCTACTTGGAGGGTGGTCGTTATTCGCGTTTGTTTGCTACAGAGTGTCACTATTGAAAGTGGAGAATAAAATCTATAATCCTTTTGAGATTCTTGGTATCTCTACA AGTATGCCGGAGAAGGACATCAAGTCACACTTCAAAAAGCTCTCAAAACAATT CCATCCTGACAAAGTTAAAGCTACCGCAAACATGACAATTGAGGCTATCCAGGACCGCTTCGTAGAGATCACCAAAGCCTACAAATC CTTAACAGACGAACGCATCAAAGAGAACTGGATTAAATACAACCATCCTGATGGTCCCCAGAGCACGTCAATGGGTATCGCTCTGCCTAAATGGATTATTGAAGGCAAGAATAGAATTTGGGTTATGGCTGCCTACGGTCTTGTCTTCGGCGGTGCTCTCCCAGCTCTTGTT GGACGATGGTGGTTCGGCAACAGGCAAAAGACGAAGGATGGAATTCATGCCCAGTCAGCAGCAGCGTTCTTCAAGACTATCAAGGAGGAATCTTCtatggaggaggtggtgggtgCTCTTGGGAAAGCATATCAGTGGGAACTCCCAGTTggcaagtccaagtccagtGCAGAAATCGATGCTTTGGAGAAGACTATCAAAGAGGAAGTTGGTGCCAAATGGACGGAGGTGCGGAAAATTGCTCAGGACTTCAACGGAGAGCTCCACGAGTCAAGAAGACAAGCTCTTGTCCTTATTTATGCGCATTTGTTGAGATTGGAAGTCAAAGATGCAGGGCTTAAGAAAA AACAACAACAAGTTCTCCTCCAAACTCCAATGCTCCTTAATGCCCTTCTCAACGTATCAGTTGCTCGCACTTGGCTGCTTCCAACCCTGTCGATCATGCGTCTATACGGATACCTTGCACAAGCCATTCCCACCAACGCCTCGCAACGCCTTAGGTTGACACAACTTCCACACATCAAGCAAGAAGATATTACACCGCTACCTGTTAAGGCAAATGATATGAGTGATGTCCTTGCCTCCCTGGAGGAGAAAGATGATCCCAGAACAAAGGATGTGAAGAAGGCTTTGGAAAAATGGGGACGTGTGGATATTGTTAGCGCTACTTTCAAAG TTATTGGTGAACGTATTGTTACTCCATCGTCTATCATATACCTTCTTGTCAAGCTCCGCATTACTCCACCCGGAAGTACACCCAGCACGCCAGTAGAGTTGACTGTCGACGAGACCAAGAAGGCTGTTCAGCTTGAGGAAGAAATCGACGAAAAGTTCTTGGCTTCGCGGTTAGATGCCGAGGAACTTCCATCCTCTAAAACTAACGGTGGTGCAGCCCATGCGCCTTTCTGGCCTGGG ACCCGCAAACCTTCGTGGTGGATTGTTCTCGCCGATGACAAATCCAACCGCGTTGTTGTCCCACCAATGAAAATCACCGACATTCCTTACTCGCAGCCGGGCTCGGATAGGGATTATCGCTCGTATAAGATCCAATTCCAAGGCCCACCGAATACGGGTCTGTTTACATGGAAAGTCTACATTGTCAGCGACACATTCGTCGGTGAAGAAGCGACTACCGAGATCTCT CTCAAGATCGAGGACCCACCTGCTGCTGAAGAAGCGCCTTCAGATGAAGACATTTCTGAGCCCGATGAAGACACTATTGCAGGTCAGATGGCAATGATGCGCGGCGGTAAAGTTAAGAAACGCGTCGAAGAGGAGAGCGAGGATGAGAGCagtggaactgatgacgATAAGAACGACACTGATAGCAGCGACAGTGATAGTGATTGA
- a CDS encoding Cytochrome P450 monooxygenase 75 has protein sequence MGLPPGIVYIISHLPSVLFYSVATYVGLYILQDQQILPVVPVWVTVIATVLARPVIFVFQRYFSLWQNKRAAAANGAIIAPYVNKSPLAIIAEVVESIRNGYPAETVLRWTKEYGNVVQFDLFTSTAIIVDEPEHVKAVLATQFDSFAKGSLFLSQMDSLLGVGVFNADGKHLRICNSVCQLIKGDQVKCGSAFHRSMTRPFFTRERISDFEIYDRNWDLSLKLAKQRIEEGYSIDVQDLVSRFTLDSATEFLFGASVGSLSAGIPYPPEHVENNTAAFYSHPSTTFVKAFTEGLILAAVRTGLGQEWPLAEFGQDKITPLRKTMDEFTEPLMKMALDKREKALAEGVELKDKEEMTLLGHLVNHTQDTKILKDELINLLVAGRDTTMCLLTFAIYMLAEHPDVEKRLRQEIFDIVGPTSAPKYEQMRDMRYTRAFLNEVLRLYPPVTAIKPVVLPPARKGGKPIYIPKDTTCLYTVLNIHRRTDLWGPDALEFDPDRFLDSRVQKYLVHNPFIFCPFNAGPRICLGQQASSIFAYHEATYYLVRLLQNFTGFTLDQSANVPPPAHWKSGDALVAREKVRPTAHLTMYIKGGLWVQMKELKANEV, from the exons ATGGGACTACCACCCGGTATCGTCTATATCATCAGCCACCTTCCCTCAGTTTTATTCTACTCAGTTGCCACGTACGTGGGACTATACATATTGCAAGATCAACAAATACTTCCTGTGGTACCGGTTTGGGTGACGGTTATCGCCACTGTTCTTGCGAGACctgtcatcttcgtctttcAGCGATATTTCAGTCTATGGCAAAATAAGCGGGCAGCAGCGGCTAATGGGGCGATCATCGCTCCGTATGTGAACAAATCTCCATTGGCTATCATTGCCGAAGTAGTCGAATCTATTCGTAATGGATACCCTG CTGAAACAGTACTCCGATGGACCAAAGAATACGGGAACGTGGTCCAATTCGATCTGTTTACCAGTACAGCT ATTATCGTGGACGAGCCTGAGCATGTCAAG GCTGTTCTTGCTACGCAATTCGATTCCTTCGCCAAAG GCTCTCTTTTCTTATCACAGATGGACTCTCTGCTTGGAGTGGGTGTCTTTAACGCTGATGGTAAGCATTTGAGAATTTGCAATAGTGTCTGTCAACTCATCAAGGGTGACCAGGTGAAATGTGGAAGTGC ATTCCATCGGTCAATGACGAGGCCTTTCTTCACTCGGGAGCGGATCAGTGACTTCGAGATCTACGACCGCAACTGGGATCTTTCTTTGAAGCTGGCGAAACAAAGAATTGAGGAAGGATATTCTATTGACGTCCAG GATCTTGTTTCCCGTTTTACGCTTGACTCTGCAACGGAATTCCTGTTTGGTGCCTCTGTCGGTTCTTTGTCTGCCGGTATACCGTACCCGCCCGAACACGTGGAAAATAACACGGCCGCCTTCTACAGCCATCCATCTACCACTTTCGTCAAAGCGTTTACTGAAGGTCTAATTTTAGCTGCCGTTCGCACAGGACTAGGACAGGAATGGCCTCTAGCAGAGTTTGGACAAGACAAGATAACACCATTGCGCAAAACTATGGATGAATTCACCGAGCCCTTAATGAAAATGGCGTTGGATAAGAGAGAGAAGGCATTGGCTGAAGGTGTCGAGCTcaaggacaaggaagaaATGACGTTGCTGGGCCACTTGGTTAACCACACTCAAG ATACCAAAATTCTGAAGGACGAA CTCATCAATCTTCTCGTAGCTGGGCGAGACACG ACAATGTGTTTATTGACATTCGCGATTTATATGTTAGCAGAACACCCGGACGTCGAGAAGCGCCTTCGACAGGAAATCTTTGATATTGTTGGACCCACCAGCGCACCCAAGTATGAGCAAATGCGAGATATGAGGTACACAAGAGCATTCCTCAATG AGGTCCTACGACTTTATCCACCGGT GACTGCAATTAAACCAGTTGTCTTGCCACCTGCTCGGAAGGGTGGGAAACCGATTTATATTCCGAAAGATACAAC TTGTTTATATACCGTCTTAAACATTCATCGCCGCACCGACTTGTGGGGCCCCGATG CTCTTGAATTTGACCCAGATCGTTTCCTCGACAGCAGAGTGCAGAAATATTTGGTCCACAATCCCTTCATCTTCTGCCCCTTCAACGCTGGTCCGCGGATTTGCTTGGGACAACAGGCGAGTTCAATC TTTGCCTACCACGAAGCCACGTACTATCTTGTGCGTCTGCTTCAGAACTTTACAGGTTTCACTCTTGATCAATCTGCCAATGTGCCTCCACCTGCTCATTGGAAATCGGGAGATGCCCTGGTCGCTCGTGAGAAGGTTCGGCCAACCGCACATTTGACCATGTATATCAAG GGAGGATTGTGGGTCCAGATGAAGGAGCTCAAAGCCAACGAGGTGTGA
- a CDS encoding Cytochrome P450 monooxygenase 75, giving the protein MELPPGIIFLTQRAPKITLPPLLTYLAARVLGSDSLYGYQPSWWALGVAMLASLPLAFTAAIVWDEVYIRLDAARKGAVLPPRIGDWTPGNILTLIRQVKSFERGYPGEFLEDICAQVKAGVFNNRIFFENRLVTTEPEHLKAMLGTQFDQFEKGSETRTLVYPLLGTGVFAADGKLLSFLPKLCSDASIISFSGDLWKFHRSMTRPYFTKERISDFENFDRHAEDAISQLKGRLRAGYPVDFQQDLVARFTLDSATVFLFGNDVKSLAGVLPYPHYITDIPSTERQTEEHPALRFVNAFAEAQTIMAWRLRYGYMWPLAEFWHDRIKGPMKVVHDFVDPIVAEAIKKKREGHGNVKEKEEETLLENLVNSTEDHITLRDEIMSLLVAGRDTTASGLTFVVYMLAEYPEVLRRLRAEVLEKVGRHRTPTYDDFREMKYMKAVINETMRLYPAVPFNVRASKCATVLPSKPGSQDRPMYVPANTRLPYATFVMHRRTDLWGPDAREFDPDRFLDDRLHKYLIPNPFIFIPFNAGPRICLGQQFAYHEMSFFLVKLLQQFSGISLASDAQPPQSRPPSEWAEDTSYPRKQKEKIRPKSHLTMYIEGGLWVTMEEAKDIDF; this is encoded by the exons ATGGAGCTGCCACCAGGTATCATCTTTCTTACTCAAAGAGCGCCTAAGATCACTTTGCCCCCTTTGCTCACATATCTCGCTGCGCGGGTACTGGGTTCGGACTCGCTGTATGGATATCAGCCATCGTGGTGGGCATTGGGCGTTGCGATGCTTGCCAGTCTGCCTCTTGCATTTACCGCTGCAATTGTCTGGGATGAAGTGTACATTAGGCTGGACGCCGCTCGCAAGGGTGCAGTTTTGCCTCCTCGCATCGGGGATTGGACTCCAGGAAACATACTCACGCTCATTAGACAAGTCAAGAGCTTTGAAAGGGGATATCCAG GAGAGTTTTTGGAGGATATATGCGCTCAAGTTAAAGCAGGCGTATTCAATAATCGTATATTTTTTGAGAATAGG CTTGTTACAACTGAACCCGAGCATCTGAAGGCCATGTTGGGAACGCAATTCGATCAATTTGAGAAAG GTTCTGAAACAAGAACGCTCGTATACCCATTGCTTGGGACAGGTGTATTTGCCGCTGACGGCAAGTTGTTATCATTCTTACCAAAATTGTGCTCTGACGCGTCCATTATCTCTTTTTCAGGCGATCTATGGAA ATTTCATCGTTCAATGACACGTCCTTATTTCACAAAAGAGCGCATCAGcgattttgaaaattttgacaGGCATGCGGAGGATGCAATTTCCCAACTCAAGGGCCGTCTGCGTGCAGGTTATCCTGTTGATTTTCAG CAGGATCTTGTAGCTCGATTCACCCTCGATTCTGCAACCGTGTTTTTGTTCGGAAACGATGTTAAGTCATTGGCCGGAGTACTCCCATATCCTCATTATATCACCGACATACCTTCAACCGAAAGGCAAACGGAAGAACACCCAGCGTTACGCTTCGTCAACGCCTTTGCAGAAGCACAGACAATCATGGCCTGGCGCCTGCGCTACGGATACATGTGGCCGCTCGCCGAGTTCTGGCACGATAGGATAAAGGGCCCAATGAAGGTTGTGCATGATTTTGTTGACCCAATTGTAGCGGAAGCtatcaagaagaaaagagaaggacATGGAAAcgtgaaagaaaaggaggaagaaaccCTCTTGGAGAATTTGGTCAATTCGACAGAAGACCATATAACATTGCGAGATGAGATAATGTCTTTGCTGGTTGCCGGACGTGATACG ACCGCCAGTGGATTAACATTCGTGGTCTATATGCTTGCGGAGTATCCCGAAGTACTTCGTCGTCTACGTGCAGAAGTTCTGGAGAAGGTTGGCCGTCATAGAACGCCAACGTATGACGACTTTAGGGAAATGAAGTATATGAAGGCTGTGATCAATG AAACGATGCGCCTATATCCTGCTGT GCCGTTTAATGTTAGGGCGTCCAAATGCGCAACAGTTCTTCCCAGTAAGCCAGGTTCTCAGGATAGACCGATGTATGTCCCCGCCAATACAAG GCTGCCATACGCTACTTTTGTCATGCACAGGAGGACAGACCTATGGGGACCAGATG CTCGCGAGTTCGACCCAGATCGCTTCTTGGACGACAGGCTGCATAAATATCTCATCCCGAATCCGTTCATATTCATTCCTTTCAACGCCGGACCAAGGATATGTCTTGGCCAACAG TTCGCCTATCACGAGATGTCCTTTTTCCTGGTCAAGCTTCTGCAGCAGTTTTCTGGCATCTCGCTCGCAAGTGATGCCCAGCCCCCGCAATCGCGCCCGCCATCGGAATGGGCGGAGGATACGAGCTACCCAaggaaacagaaagaaaagatcAGGCCTAAATCGCATTTGACCATGTATATCGAG GGAGGGCTATGGGTGACGATGGAGGAAGCTAAAGACATAGATTTTTAA
- a CDS encoding Cytochrome P450 monooxygenase 75: MDSIPPGVHYLIQRAHKLTAPPLLTYFAFRYYLAPTYGVQYPALHSAWTLACALIGSLPSTLALAVLWSEVRIRVDAARKGAIMPPRLGDWSPGNIMTVIKNIREFEKKYPGDGFDQLCKQHGCSTFNARVLFENRLITAEPDIIKAILATQFDEFEKGPETRTLFYPLLGTGVFAADGDLWKFHRSMTRPFFSRERISHFDNFDRHAEDAITQLKSRLREGHPVDFQDLVARFTLDSATEFLFGNDVGSLSGGLPYPYYIKSGVANTDVVPHLSSRFVGALAEAQMITARRMGLGVHWPLMEFWHDKLKGPMRVVHEFIDPIVAEAISRKRASVGHVREKDDETLLENLVNSTEDPITLRDEIMSLLVAGRDTTASTLTFIVYMLAEHPKVLQRLREEVLERVGPQRRPTYDDFRDMKYLRAVINETLRLYPAVPFNIRTSKEATVWPNKHGKPFYVPANTRTPYAIALMQRREDLWGPDALEFDPDRFLDERLHKYLTPNPFIFLPFNAGPRICLGQQFAYHETSFFLVRLLQSFSGILLAPDAQPPKSRPPAEWAAEGENMRKRREKIKPKAHLTMYVQGGLWVTMQEA, encoded by the exons ATGGACTCAATCCCACCTGGCGTCCACTACCTCATACAGCGCGCGCACAAGTTAACGGCTCCGCCTCTGCTTACCTATTTCGCGTTCCGATACTACCTGGCGCCGACCTATGGCGTACAATACCCCGCTCTGCACTCTGCCTGGACTCTGGCCTGTGCGCTGATTGGGAGCCTGCCTTCGACTCTCGCTCTGGCTGTGCTCTGGAGCGAGGTGCGCATCAGGGTAGACGCTGCTAGGAAGGGTGCGATTATGCCCCCCCGGTTGGGCGATTGGTCGCCGGGGAATATTATGACAGTGATCAAGAACATCAGGGAGTTTGAGAAGAAGTACCCAG GCGACGGCTTTGATCAGTTGTGTAAACAACATGGGTGCTCAACATTCAATGCACGGGTCTTGTTTGAGAATAGG TTGATCACTGCAGAACCAGACATTATCAAGGCAATCCTAGCCACTCAATTTGACGAGTTTGAAAAAG GACCAGAAACTCGAACATTATTTTATCCATTACTGGGAACAGGCGTATTTGCTGCTGATG GTGATTTGTGGAA ATTCCATCGTTCTATGACGAGGCCTTTCTTCAGCCGAGAGAGGATCAGTCATTTCGATAATTTCGACAGGCATGCGGAGGACGCAATCACGCAGCTCAAGTCACGGTTGCGAGAAGGTCATCCCGTGGATTTTCAG GACCTTGTTGCACGCTTCACACTTGACTCTGCCACAGAGTTTCTTTTTGGAAATGATGTTGGGTCTCTCTCGGGAGGGCTTCCATACCCCTATTATATCAAATCCGGGGTAGCAAACACAGATGTTGTCCCGCATCTATCGTCCCGCTTTGTAGGCGCCCTTGCTGAAGCACAGATGATTACTGCAAGGCGCATGGGCTTAGGCGTTCATTGGCCTCTTATGGAATTTTGGCATGACAAACTAAAGGGCCCTATGCGCGTTGTGCATGAGTTTATAGATCCCATTGTGGCAGAGGCTATTAGCAGGAAGAGAGCGTCTGTCGGACATGTCAGGGAAAAGGATGACGAAACTCTCCTGGAAAACTTGGTAAACTCGACAGAGGATCCAATTACTTTGAGAGATGAAATCATGTCATTGTTGGTAGCAGGGCGGGATACG ACTGCAAGCACTCTTACCTTTATAGTGTATATGCTTGCCGAGCATCCTAAAGTCTTACAAAGGCTTCGCGAGGAGGTTTTGGAAAGGGTCGGTCCACAAAGACGACCTACATATGATGACTTTAGGGATATGAAATACCTTAGGGCCGTCATCAACG AAACTTTGAGGTTATACCCTGCGGT GCCTTTTAACATTAGGACATCCAAGGAGGCAACGGTATGGCCTAACAAACACGGTAAACCATTTTATGTACCAGCCAACACAAG GACTCCCTATGCGATTGCCTTGATGCAAAGAAGGGAAGACTTATGGGGACCAGACG CCCTGGAGTTCGATCCGGATCGTTTTTTGGATGAAAGGCTCCATAAATACTTAACCCCCAACCCGTTCATCTTCCTTCCATTCAATGCTGGCCCTAGAATCTGTTTGGGTCAACAG TTTGCCTATCACGAAACTTCTTTCTTCCTGGTCAGACTTCTCCAAAGCTTCTCTGGCATTCTTCTTGCGCCGGATGCCCAGCCACCCAAATCTCGCCCACCGGCTGAATGGGCGGCCGAGGGTGAGAAtatgaggaaaagaagggaGAAAATCAAGCCGAAGGCACATCTAACGATGTATGTCCAA GGAGGGCTTTGGGTCACCATGCAAGAAGCTTAA